The Thunnus maccoyii chromosome 9, fThuMac1.1, whole genome shotgun sequence genome includes a region encoding these proteins:
- the zbtb34 gene encoding zinc finger and BTB domain-containing protein 34 isoform X2: MAIMAVDKLEKHIQDMDDGSYIEFDVPEFSNTVLTQLNELRLQGKLCDIIVHIQGQPFRAHKAVLAASSPYFRDHSALSTMSGLSISVIKSPEVFEQLLAFCYTGHMSLQLKDIISFLTAASFLQMQAIIDKCTQILESIHSKISLPVSVCSPDKDDSQTSRNGVNDSNLFVNPTQISPPYYSRQSQAGHEARLELAGKGLGRGRQHQEEGQSDRGSSDSVSEHDAPMEGETEQVELIGKDGQVTDVHVKIEKIDRPTYSDSSSAGDDGYHTELVDGEQILAVSVGSYGPVIQPAAYSYSGLSSPCFVNLSSSSPSRSMLSGFRGGRTRAKRPLGIPAGVLSHIKQGSDDGESAVGPTGLENDVRERSLRSQWYPYNERLICIYCGKTFNQKGSLDRHMRLHMGITPFVCKFCGKKYTRKDQLEYHIRGHTDNKPFHCQICGKCFPFQGTLNQHLRKKHIGASEGSNHMDSPETTEGSSGQKDQEDTSEGMAFEAQYAEEAPASEMEESSKCSPEEAQASRCDF; this comes from the exons ATGGCAATTATG GCTGTCGACAAACTGGAGAAACATATCCAAGACATGGACGACGGCAGCTACATCGAGTTTGATGTGCCGGAGTTCAGCAACACGGTTCTGACCCAGCTCAATGAGCTGCGGCTGCAAGGGAAGTTGTGTGACATCATCGTTCACATTCAGGGCCAGCCATTTCGAGCCCACAAGGCTGTGCTGGCAGCCAGCTCACCCTACTTTCGTGATCACTCAGCTCTCAGCACAATGAGTGGCCTTTCCATCTCGGTCATCAAGAGCCCTGAGGTTTTTGAGCAGCTTCTTGCATTCTGCTATACAGGTCATATGTCCCTGCAGCTCAAGGATATTATCAGTTTCCTCACTGCTGCCAGCTTTCTGCAGATGCAGGCCATCATTGATAAATGTACCCAAATCCTTGAGAGCATCCACTCCAAAATCAGCCTCCCAGTTAGTGTCTGCAGCCCAGACAAGGACGACTCGCAGACCAGCCGCAATGGGGTCAATGACAGCAACCTCTTTGTAAACCCTACCCAGATCTCCCCCCCTTACTACTCCCGGCAGAGTCAGGCAGGACACGAAGCACGCTTGGAGCTCGCAGGAAAAGGCCTGGGTCGGGGGCGACAGCATCAAGAGGAAGGCCAGTCGGACCGTGGCAGTAGTGATAGCGTGTCAGAGCATGATGCTCCCATGGAGGGAGAAACGGAGCAAGTGGAACTTATTGGCAAAGATGGGCAAGTAACAGATGTGCATGTGAAGATAGAGAAGATCGACAGGCCCACTTACTCAGATAGTTCCTCAGCTGGTGATGATGGCTACCACACAGAGTTGGTAGATGGAGAACAGATATTGGCTGTTAGTGTGGGTTCTTATGGTCCTGTCATCCAGCCTGCTGCCTATTCTTACTCAGGGCTGTCTTCCCCATGCTTTGTCAACCTTAGCAGCTCCAGTCCATCCCGCTCCATGCTCAGTGGGTTCAGAGGTGGGCGAACCAGGGCAAAGCGCCCCCTGGGCATCCCAGCAGGAGTGCTGAGTCATATCAAACAAGGCTCAGATGACGGCGAATCAGCTGTGGGACCCACAGGGTTGGAAAACGATGTGCGAGAGCGTAGTCTTCGGAGTCAGTGGTACCCCTACAATGAAAGACTCATTTGCATCTACTGTGGAAAGACCTTCAATCAGAAAGGGAGCCTGGACCGCCACATGCGCCTGCACATGGGAATTACCCCATTTGTTTGTAAATTCTGTGGCAAGAAGTACACAAGGAAAGACCAGCTGGAGTACCATATCCGTGGCCACACAGACAACAAGCCCTTCCACTGTCAGATCTGTGGCAAATGCTTCCCATTTCAGGGCACCCTTAACCAGCACCTGAGGAAGAAGCACATAGGAGCATCAGAGGGCAGCAATCACATGGACTCTCCAGAGACGACGGAGGGAAGCTCGGGTCAGAAGGACCAAGAGGATACATCTGAGGGGATGGCCTTTGAGGCACAATATGCAGAAGAGGCGCCAGCCAGTGAAATGGAGGAGAGTTCAAAATGCAGTCCAGAGGAGGCTCAAGCATCGAGATGTGATTTTTAG
- the zbtb34 gene encoding zinc finger and BTB domain-containing protein 34 isoform X1, with amino-acid sequence MLICKTAVDKLEKHIQDMDDGSYIEFDVPEFSNTVLTQLNELRLQGKLCDIIVHIQGQPFRAHKAVLAASSPYFRDHSALSTMSGLSISVIKSPEVFEQLLAFCYTGHMSLQLKDIISFLTAASFLQMQAIIDKCTQILESIHSKISLPVSVCSPDKDDSQTSRNGVNDSNLFVNPTQISPPYYSRQSQAGHEARLELAGKGLGRGRQHQEEGQSDRGSSDSVSEHDAPMEGETEQVELIGKDGQVTDVHVKIEKIDRPTYSDSSSAGDDGYHTELVDGEQILAVSVGSYGPVIQPAAYSYSGLSSPCFVNLSSSSPSRSMLSGFRGGRTRAKRPLGIPAGVLSHIKQGSDDGESAVGPTGLENDVRERSLRSQWYPYNERLICIYCGKTFNQKGSLDRHMRLHMGITPFVCKFCGKKYTRKDQLEYHIRGHTDNKPFHCQICGKCFPFQGTLNQHLRKKHIGASEGSNHMDSPETTEGSSGQKDQEDTSEGMAFEAQYAEEAPASEMEESSKCSPEEAQASRCDF; translated from the coding sequence GCTGTCGACAAACTGGAGAAACATATCCAAGACATGGACGACGGCAGCTACATCGAGTTTGATGTGCCGGAGTTCAGCAACACGGTTCTGACCCAGCTCAATGAGCTGCGGCTGCAAGGGAAGTTGTGTGACATCATCGTTCACATTCAGGGCCAGCCATTTCGAGCCCACAAGGCTGTGCTGGCAGCCAGCTCACCCTACTTTCGTGATCACTCAGCTCTCAGCACAATGAGTGGCCTTTCCATCTCGGTCATCAAGAGCCCTGAGGTTTTTGAGCAGCTTCTTGCATTCTGCTATACAGGTCATATGTCCCTGCAGCTCAAGGATATTATCAGTTTCCTCACTGCTGCCAGCTTTCTGCAGATGCAGGCCATCATTGATAAATGTACCCAAATCCTTGAGAGCATCCACTCCAAAATCAGCCTCCCAGTTAGTGTCTGCAGCCCAGACAAGGACGACTCGCAGACCAGCCGCAATGGGGTCAATGACAGCAACCTCTTTGTAAACCCTACCCAGATCTCCCCCCCTTACTACTCCCGGCAGAGTCAGGCAGGACACGAAGCACGCTTGGAGCTCGCAGGAAAAGGCCTGGGTCGGGGGCGACAGCATCAAGAGGAAGGCCAGTCGGACCGTGGCAGTAGTGATAGCGTGTCAGAGCATGATGCTCCCATGGAGGGAGAAACGGAGCAAGTGGAACTTATTGGCAAAGATGGGCAAGTAACAGATGTGCATGTGAAGATAGAGAAGATCGACAGGCCCACTTACTCAGATAGTTCCTCAGCTGGTGATGATGGCTACCACACAGAGTTGGTAGATGGAGAACAGATATTGGCTGTTAGTGTGGGTTCTTATGGTCCTGTCATCCAGCCTGCTGCCTATTCTTACTCAGGGCTGTCTTCCCCATGCTTTGTCAACCTTAGCAGCTCCAGTCCATCCCGCTCCATGCTCAGTGGGTTCAGAGGTGGGCGAACCAGGGCAAAGCGCCCCCTGGGCATCCCAGCAGGAGTGCTGAGTCATATCAAACAAGGCTCAGATGACGGCGAATCAGCTGTGGGACCCACAGGGTTGGAAAACGATGTGCGAGAGCGTAGTCTTCGGAGTCAGTGGTACCCCTACAATGAAAGACTCATTTGCATCTACTGTGGAAAGACCTTCAATCAGAAAGGGAGCCTGGACCGCCACATGCGCCTGCACATGGGAATTACCCCATTTGTTTGTAAATTCTGTGGCAAGAAGTACACAAGGAAAGACCAGCTGGAGTACCATATCCGTGGCCACACAGACAACAAGCCCTTCCACTGTCAGATCTGTGGCAAATGCTTCCCATTTCAGGGCACCCTTAACCAGCACCTGAGGAAGAAGCACATAGGAGCATCAGAGGGCAGCAATCACATGGACTCTCCAGAGACGACGGAGGGAAGCTCGGGTCAGAAGGACCAAGAGGATACATCTGAGGGGATGGCCTTTGAGGCACAATATGCAGAAGAGGCGCCAGCCAGTGAAATGGAGGAGAGTTCAAAATGCAGTCCAGAGGAGGCTCAAGCATCGAGATGTGATTTTTAG